The following are encoded together in the Panicum virgatum strain AP13 chromosome 6K, P.virgatum_v5, whole genome shotgun sequence genome:
- the LOC120711930 gene encoding preprotein translocase subunit SECY, chloroplastic-like, with translation MATATATPPQCWRGLPASARARPPLLSPLRVHPLAAPFRPPRPRPASTAASGRGRRAALACSPRCTLETAGPAGFDPLGLYKEGPSGSDASSRSPLSTFFGILAPVFGSSSGGGARRDKASYGRGAAAAIEDSSIDIGDFFKGPLPGKFLKLLGFLALSRLGVYIPLGGVNREAFAGNLDQNSLLGTLDSFSGGGIGRLGICSLGIVPFINAQIVFQLLAQLYPKLQDLQRKEGEAGRKKVLQYTRYASVGFAIVQAIGQVLYLRPYVIDFSTEWVLTSVTLLTLGSVFTTFIGERISDLKLGNGTSLLIFTSIISYLPASFGRTVAQAFQDGNYVGLITIILSFFLLVLGIVYVQEAERKIPLNYASRYSSRTGGLQRSAYLPFKVNSSGVMPIIFSTSSLALPGTLARFTGLEFLKKAAVALNPGGSLYLPTNVLLIAFFNYYYTFLQLDPDDLSEQLKRQGASIPLVRPGKSTAAYIKTVLSRISVLGSAFLAVLAAGPSVVEQISHLTAFRGFAGTSVLILVGCATDTARKVQAEIISQKYKNIEFYDVNRFDQ, from the exons ATGGCCACCGCCACGGCGACCCCGCCGCAATGCTGGCGAGGGCTCCCCGCTTCTGCGCGCGCACGCCCGCCTCTCCTCTCCCCCCTCCGCGTTCACCCCCTCGCCGCTCCCTTCCGTCCCCCGAGGCCCCGCCCCGCCAGCACTGCAGCCAgcggaagaggaaggcgagccGCCCTGGCCTGCTCCCCGAG GTGTACGCTGGAGACGGCCGGCCCGGCTGGGTTCGATCCTCTGGGGCTCTACAAGGAGGGCCCGTCGGGGTCGGATGCTTCTTCGCGGTCGCCCCTGTCGACCTTCTTCGGTATCCTGGCGCCGGTGTTCGGGAGCTCCAGCGGGGGTGGCGCCAGGAGGGACAAGGCGTCCTATGGCCGAGGAGCAGCAG CTGCAATCGAGGATAGCTCCATTGACATTGGTGACTTCTTCAAGGGCCCTCTGCCTGGGAAGTTCCTGAAGCTCCTTGGTTTTTTGGCCTTGTCTCGACTTGGTGTGTACATACCCCTGGGTGGGGTAAACCGAGAAGCCTTTGCTGGGAACCTTGACCAAAACAGCCTGCTGGGCACTTTAGATTCTTTCTCCGGTGGTGGTATAGGTCGTCTTGGAATATGCTCCCTTGGCATTGTACCATTCATTAATGCACAGATTGTGTTTCAACTCCTTGCACAACTGTACCCAAAATTGCAAGACCTTCAGCGGAAAGAAGGGGAAGCAGGAAGAAAGAAGGTTCTTCAATATACAAGATATGCCTCTGTTGGTTTTGCAATTGTCCAG GCTATTGGACAAGTCCTTTATCTCCGTCCTTATGTGATTGACTTCAGCACAGAATGGGTTCTAACCTCGGTGACATTATTGACACTTGGTTCAGTCTTTACTACTTTCATTGGTGAAAGAATATCTGATCTGAAACTTGGAAACGGAACATCTCTTCTTATATTTACAAGTATTATATCGTACTTGCCTGCATCATTTGGGAGGACAGTTGCACAGGCATTTCAAGATGGGAACTATGTTGGACTTATCACAATCATATTGTCGTTCTTTTTGTTAGTCCTTGGAATTGTCTATGTCCAA GAAGCTGAACGCAAAATACCCCTGAACTATGCTTCTAGATACAGCAGTCGAACTGGGGGACTTCAACGATCTGCATATCTACCATTTAAG GTCAACAGTTCTGGTGTCATGCCTATCATATTTTCAACATCTTCGCTGGCTTTGCCTGGTACTTTGGCACGGTTCACTGGCTTGGAGTTTCTTAAGAAGGCTGCCGTAGCCCTTAATCCAGGAG GTTCTCTGTATCTTCCAACCAATGTATTACTTATAGCCTTTTTTAATTACTATTACACATTTCTCCAATTGGATCCTGATGATCTTAGTGAGCAATTGAAGCGGCAAGGTGCTTCAATTCCTCTTGTGAGACCAGGGAAAAGCACAGCTGCTTATATTAAAACA GTTCTCAGTCGTATATCTGTCCTGGGATCTGCGTTTCTTGCTGTGCTAGCTGCTGGACCTTCTGTGGTTGAACAAATAAGTCACTTGACGGCATTCCGGGGATTTGCTGGTACATCGGTGCTTATCCTTGTTGGATGTGCAACTGACACAGCTCGGAAAGTTCAAGCAGAAATAATTTCCCAGAAATATAAGAATATCGAGTTCTATGATGTTAACCGTTTTGACCAATAG
- the LOC120711929 gene encoding glutamyl-tRNA reductase-binding protein, chloroplastic-like isoform X2: MSLSSPSLLSSPLPSPATVLSKKPASLRAVPSGTARRGVRVVAAAAAAAPPVSAASRARPSAAEVARTVVELAPSGTLSVVGPDGWPLGVGARFVADAAGAPALCLAAAEVAVPDAPSSFHVEFRQSGARTPQCTMLGALTKPSDESVLKKLSTRWQKKFGEEIDQDLLYLISVDRVLHMEDFNEDGMWVVPSEYTSAEPDPLRNSAEDFVEEFNSKHAEDVHRIYSIYVESDLQDQLLGNVKCTGSVSSK, encoded by the exons ATGTCGTTGTCTTCGCCTTCCCTCCTCTCCTCGCCGCTCCCATCCCCGGCCACCGTCCTCTCCAAGAAGCCGGCGTCCCTGCGCGCCGTCCCCTCCGGGACCGCGAGGCGCGGGGTTCGGGTTGtggcagccgcggcggccgcagcgccgccggttTCCGCGGCGTCGCGGGCGCGGCCGTCGGCAGCGGAGGTAGCGCGGACGGTTGTGGAGCTGGCCCCGTCCGGGACGCTCTCCGTGGTGGGCCCCGACGGCTGGCCGCTCGGAGTCGGCGCGCGCTTCGTCGCGGATGCCGCCGGTGCGCCCGCGCTCTGCCTGGCCGCCGCGGAGGTCGCCGTGCCCGATGCGCCGTCCAGCTTCCATGTCGAG TTTCGGCAGAGTGGGGCTAGGACACCACAGTGCACTATGCTTGGTGCCTTAACTAAGCCTAGTGATGAGTCGGTGTTGAAG AAGCTTTCCACTAGGTGGCAAAAGAAATTCGGGGAAGAGATTGATCAAGATCTTCTGTATTTAATATCTGTTGATCGGGTCTTGCACATGGAAGATTTCAATGAG GACGGTATGTGGGTAGTTCCATCGGAGTACACCAGTGCAGAACCTGATCCTCTACGTAATTCTGCTGAAGACTTTGTGGAGGAATTTAACAGCAAACATGCTGAAGATGTCCATAGGATATACAGCATATACGTCGAATCCGATTTGCAG GATCAGCTTTTAGGCAATGTGAAATGTACTGGTTCTGTCAGCTCAAAATAA
- the LOC120711929 gene encoding glutamyl-tRNA reductase-binding protein, chloroplastic-like isoform X1 gives MSLSSPSLLSSPLPSPATVLSKKPASLRAVPSGTARRGVRVVAAAAAAAPPVSAASRARPSAAEVARTVVELAPSGTLSVVGPDGWPLGVGARFVADAAGAPALCLAAAEVAVPDAPSSFHVEFRQSGARTPQCTMLGALTKPSDESVLKKLSTRWQKKFGEEIDQDLLYLISVDRVLHMEDFNEDGMWVVPSEYTSAEPDPLRNSAEDFVEEFNSKHAEDVHRIYSIYVESDLQVADVKMIWVDRLGFDLHVHSGEGVFAVRIPFSRDVSDEKGVKSSFNMMSHHAWEVEKSYASPEFEKVQFLKKVR, from the exons ATGTCGTTGTCTTCGCCTTCCCTCCTCTCCTCGCCGCTCCCATCCCCGGCCACCGTCCTCTCCAAGAAGCCGGCGTCCCTGCGCGCCGTCCCCTCCGGGACCGCGAGGCGCGGGGTTCGGGTTGtggcagccgcggcggccgcagcgccgccggttTCCGCGGCGTCGCGGGCGCGGCCGTCGGCAGCGGAGGTAGCGCGGACGGTTGTGGAGCTGGCCCCGTCCGGGACGCTCTCCGTGGTGGGCCCCGACGGCTGGCCGCTCGGAGTCGGCGCGCGCTTCGTCGCGGATGCCGCCGGTGCGCCCGCGCTCTGCCTGGCCGCCGCGGAGGTCGCCGTGCCCGATGCGCCGTCCAGCTTCCATGTCGAG TTTCGGCAGAGTGGGGCTAGGACACCACAGTGCACTATGCTTGGTGCCTTAACTAAGCCTAGTGATGAGTCGGTGTTGAAG AAGCTTTCCACTAGGTGGCAAAAGAAATTCGGGGAAGAGATTGATCAAGATCTTCTGTATTTAATATCTGTTGATCGGGTCTTGCACATGGAAGATTTCAATGAG GACGGTATGTGGGTAGTTCCATCGGAGTACACCAGTGCAGAACCTGATCCTCTACGTAATTCTGCTGAAGACTTTGTGGAGGAATTTAACAGCAAACATGCTGAAGATGTCCATAGGATATACAGCATATACGTCGAATCCGATTTGCAG GTGGCAGATGTGAAGATGATATGGGTTGATAGGTTAGGTTTCGACTTGCATGTTCATTCTGGGGAAGGTGTCTTTGCTGTTCGGATCCCTTTTTCAAGAGACGTCTCTGACGAAAAGGGAGTGAAATCATCGTTCAACATGATGTCTCATCATGCGTGGGAGGTAGAGAAGAGTTATGCCAGTCCCGAGTTTGAGAAGGTACAGTTCTTGAAGAAGGTCAGATAG